One part of the Terrimicrobium sacchariphilum genome encodes these proteins:
- a CDS encoding PEP-CTERM sorting domain-containing protein, producing the protein MTLHRRLALSAASCLAAATLSHADSTTLYLGRIGFYDTLGYTATDGTQSSQLSALGAISGRFVAGTSTRYSGTTAIGGAAWIYDAQTSATTRAGFYTGDEYTKDDGSQITDIKAVLKDNYAVSTSTRFNRGTSSLGAAASLTNLTTGVATRIGFYSDEFTSTTKLQDTSITDSLGNYVIGTSTRYSDTTRLGAAAWYADVTTGVTTRIGLYDAAYTRTDGTKTSSVTSLTSSGYATGTSRIYTSATEGTAVWLANLTTGATTRVGLYSTEFTKYDTYQYSSPSPTLTESGYLTGTSYRYNGTLTQIGQGAWIANAATGATTRIGLYTGDEFTKLDGTQYSTTSNSTESGYAYGASYRYNKTTTQLGQATWVANAATGTTTRLGFYTGAEYTRLDGTQYSITNKVTESGYAYGASYRYNGTGGQLGQAAWVANAATGVTTRLGFYTSAEYTKADGTQSSTVSGISDSGYAYGTSDAYYLGVATASRHAWVATTDASSITRIGLYGTTEFRATDGTESSSTSGSRSGYIYGTSNRYSGTTQLGQGAWVANAATGATTRIGLYTGEEFIRTDGYQASAISTLNASGYLYGSSNRFSGATDAGNAAWVANAATGATTRVGLTDARHTSSEGKQYSVTTSIINGLYVFGTSTRYNGDTYATGQNAWIFNLATGSQIAIDLSTRPSDNYSYSTIIGITDSGLAFGTYRLFDGETDKGNRAFIWTEDWGTVILDEAFSNQIAQDGWAAFTSVASILPEKLFFGQGTLGSTATSQGIYMAQVAPIPEPATLGLLSLGLATTLLAARRLRA; encoded by the coding sequence ATGACCCTGCACCGCCGCCTCGCCCTGTCCGCCGCCAGTTGCCTCGCCGCCGCCACCCTTTCCCACGCCGATAGCACCACCCTGTACCTCGGGCGCATCGGGTTTTACGATACCCTAGGGTACACCGCCACCGACGGCACGCAGTCCAGCCAGCTCAGCGCACTCGGCGCCATCTCCGGGCGCTTCGTCGCCGGCACGTCCACTCGCTACTCTGGCACCACGGCGATCGGCGGCGCCGCCTGGATCTACGACGCCCAGACCAGCGCCACCACCCGCGCCGGGTTTTACACCGGAGATGAATACACCAAGGACGACGGCTCCCAGATCACCGACATCAAAGCCGTCCTGAAGGACAACTACGCAGTCTCCACCAGCACCCGCTTCAACCGCGGCACCTCCAGCCTCGGCGCCGCCGCCTCGCTCACCAATCTCACCACCGGCGTCGCCACCCGCATCGGCTTCTACAGCGACGAATTCACCAGCACCACCAAGCTCCAGGACACCTCCATCACCGATAGCCTGGGCAACTACGTCATCGGCACCTCCACCCGCTACTCCGACACCACCAGGCTCGGTGCCGCCGCATGGTACGCCGACGTCACCACCGGCGTCACCACCCGCATCGGCCTCTACGACGCCGCCTACACCAGAACCGACGGCACGAAAACCTCCTCCGTCACTTCCCTCACCAGCAGCGGCTACGCCACCGGCACATCCCGCATCTACACCAGCGCCACCGAAGGCACCGCCGTCTGGCTCGCCAACCTCACCACCGGCGCCACCACCCGCGTCGGCCTCTACAGTACGGAGTTCACCAAATACGACACCTACCAATACAGCAGCCCCAGCCCCACCCTCACCGAAAGCGGCTACCTCACCGGCACCTCCTACCGCTACAACGGCACCCTCACCCAGATCGGTCAGGGCGCCTGGATCGCCAACGCCGCCACCGGCGCCACCACCCGCATCGGCCTCTACACCGGCGACGAATTCACCAAGCTCGACGGCACCCAATATTCGACGACCTCCAACAGCACCGAAAGCGGCTACGCCTACGGTGCCTCGTACCGCTACAACAAGACCACCACCCAGCTCGGGCAGGCCACCTGGGTCGCCAACGCCGCCACCGGCACCACCACCCGCCTCGGCTTCTACACCGGCGCGGAATACACCAGGCTCGACGGCACACAGTACAGCATCACCAACAAGGTCACCGAAAGCGGCTACGCCTACGGCGCCTCGTACCGCTACAACGGCACCGGCGGCCAGCTCGGGCAGGCCGCCTGGGTCGCCAACGCCGCCACTGGCGTCACCACCCGCCTCGGCTTTTACACCAGCGCGGAATACACCAAGGCCGACGGCACACAGTCCAGCACCGTCAGCGGCATCAGCGATAGCGGCTACGCCTACGGTACCTCCGATGCCTACTACCTAGGGGTCGCCACTGCCAGCCGCCACGCCTGGGTCGCCACCACCGATGCCAGCAGCATCACCCGCATCGGCCTCTACGGCACCACCGAGTTCCGCGCCACCGACGGCACCGAAAGTTCCTCCACCAGCGGCTCCCGGAGCGGCTACATCTACGGCACCTCCAACCGCTACAGCGGCACCACCCAGCTCGGGCAGGGCGCCTGGGTCGCCAACGCCGCCACCGGCGCCACCACCCGCATCGGCCTTTACACCGGGGAGGAATTCATCAGAACCGACGGCTACCAGGCCAGCGCCATCAGCACCCTCAACGCCAGCGGCTACCTCTACGGTAGCTCCAACCGCTTCAGCGGCGCGACCGACGCTGGCAACGCCGCCTGGGTGGCCAACGCCGCAACCGGCGCCACCACCCGCGTCGGCCTCACCGACGCCCGGCACACCAGCAGCGAGGGCAAGCAATACAGCGTCACCACCAGCATCATCAACGGCCTCTACGTCTTCGGCACCTCCACCCGCTACAACGGCGACACCTACGCCACCGGCCAGAACGCCTGGATCTTCAACCTCGCCACCGGCTCCCAGATCGCCATCGACCTCTCCACGCGCCCGTCCGACAACTACAGCTACTCCACCATCATAGGCATCACCGACAGCGGCCTCGCCTTCGGCACCTACAGGCTCTTTGACGGCGAGACCGACAAGGGCAACCGCGCCTTCATCTGGACCGAAGACTGGGGCACCGTCATCCTCGACGAAGCCTTTTCCAACCAGATCGCGCAAGACGGCTGGGCCGCCTTCACCTCCGTCGCCAGCATCCTCCCCGAAAAACTCTTCTTCGGTCAGGGTACCCTCGGAAGCACCGCCACCAGCCAGGGCATCTACATGGCCCAGGTCGCCCCCATCCCCGAGCCCGCCACCCTCGGCCTCCTCAGCCTCGGCCTAGCCACCACCCTCCTCGCCGCCCGCCGCCTCCGCGCCTAA